GACCAAAGACAGCAAAAATAATTCCCTCAAAAAAGAAGACTACAAAAAGATCTGGTAGCGATAAATTTATATGTGAAAGCAATATACAAGCAATAAGATCCTACAGAAGATTATGTTACTTTTGTAGGGAAGTGCAGAAAAAATATCACAGCTAAAATAAACGGACAGGTTCTACTTAGAAACTAAGTTATACATGTTCTATATCTGGTTACAAAATAAAATTACGAGAGTTTATTATTTTTAAAATAGGATTTTAACTATTTTGATGTGTTGCATAACAACATCTGGAAAAGCTAAATATTCATTGTCATTCCTTAGCCATAGCATTTTGAAGTGCAGAAAGTACAGTAACCTTACTTCCTTAACAATTGaggaagggttgaaggatccagcataCCTGTCATCAGCCACAGCCTTCTTTCCGGCAATTCTTCCTTTAGGAGCAGAGGACAACTGCAAAAAGGATAGAGATTAGTGAAATTTAGAACTACAGTTAGAATGATAGCAACAAACAAAGGGTTTCTTCACAGCTTCAGCTACCTGTGAGGCAACATCAACGCCAATCTCATCGAGCACCTAAAATATATATGGACAAGAGATAGGGTAAGTAATCAAAGAGATCTACCAATTTGGGCTGGGGCTAGATATCTAAATAACCTGGTTAGCAAGCTCATCAGTCTCTTCCTCAGCCTGGTCATCGTCTAAGATGTTGTCAATTGAGTCAGACATCATCTCGTTCTGCACAAATAACAAGCCTAGTCAGTGCATACAGGCACATGTACTTTGTCACAATCTAACACACAGGCACCCATCACATGCATGTGAGATTCCAAGGAAAACAACACAAGTTCTTTTTTTATTGGGAGCAATCATTCTATTAAGTAATGGCCGGAAGTTGCGTACCGTCATATCCATTTGTGCTGACTGTTTTTGGAATTCTTGCATTACCTTCATCTGCTTGGCAGGATCCATTTGCTGCAATAAAAATGCAACAAAAACCTATAATTAAACCCTCAAACATATGTGTTTTGACTCTAATAAAATTATATTCTAGTCCAGTTCAAATTTCGAACAAGCAGAAGTTACTAATTGCAGAGATGCAAGTTGGAAGATACCACGTCAGTTGAAGATGCAAAACATCTGAAAAGACACATGCGCATAAGTTAGGTAGGAATTACCTTGTTCATAGCCCCCATCGCTTTACTCGCACTTTGCATGCCAGCAGCCACTGAAGTGTTGGCTTGCATTGCCTAAGGACAGAGTTAGGCACCAAAATCAGAACCTAACTCCCCACTGTATGTGGAAGAAAGAATAACCGGGAAAATATTCACCTGTGTATGTGTTGCGATGCCACGAATCTGAGCTCGGCTACCTTGTAAAGTGGAAATTTGCTGTCGCAACCTGATCAGTTGACGTGCCAGGATTTTAGTCGCTGCCTGCAACATAGAAGGGAATCAATAAAACAAGAACAAAACTAGTGTGTGAAACTGAGATGTAAGGAATTAAACCTCATTGCCAGTTTTTGCAGTCCTTTTGATTTCAGCAACCAGCCTCTTTTCCtgtaattaaaaaaaaaaaaaacaagctgAAGCTGTGGCCGCTGCTTATTTCAACCTCATCTAACAGAGAAAATAACGGAACACAGAAAGAAAAGGTGTGCGCTGTCATATGGAGTGTCGCATATTGAAGAACCATCCATTTCCATATTGGCAGATATACTGAGCAAAATTTCTAGCTAACCACACAACATGTATGTGATTAACATACATACCTCTTGTTGTAGTGTCCCAATGTCCCTCTCAATACCTACAGATCACACACTTCAGGAATTAGATAACCTCAGAACCTTCATAGCTGAACTACTGTGGGAAAGCATTGCTGAAAAGGTTTTTGTTTTCTCGAGCAGCAATTCTAAGAGGGTTATAATTGAGATCAACCGAATAGCTTAACATGTATGTTGAATAGTATATTTCCCcgatgtttcacaactcagaccCCAAGTTCAACGATTTTTATTAAGTGAACATGCAAAAGCGTTGCGCGTGTACTACGATAGAATGAATGGTATTGCAGATATCATGTCCAACAGGGCTATACAACAGCAAGATGCCAAGGGCTTCAAATAAAATTACTCAATGAACAAATTCACTCCTAACAACTTTCAGGTATTTGGCTAGCCACGGCCGTCAAGTTTAGTTGGCAAATTTACTAGCATTCAATTTACACTAAATAATAGGGATTGGATCAGAAACAATCGAATGCAACGAACATCCAGCTTGCATTAGGTTCAAACTACAGCTAGCACATGCAGCTTCCCCGAAAATACAGTACCACATGTAACTTGAAAGTTAACTACTCACCTCTTGTCGCATTCGTCAGCTCCCGCTTGCTGTTCCTGATCGCCTCTGCACAGCCAAAACAGAAACCAGGGATTCAGAGCTCAGAGTACAACGATAGAGCTACCACCTAGCAGCGTGCGAACCCTGGAATCCTCCCCGAAGCAATCCGATCGACCCAAAATCGAACTACGCAACGCCGGCCGGCATCGAGAAACGCAAATTGGGATTAGGATCGCAGGAGCCGACGCCTAATTCGGTCGAATTTCAATCAGCGAGGAAGGGGAGGGGGGTAAGCCCGTACCACGCGACGTTGGTTTCTTCGCGAAGGGATTCATCGTCTCCGCGGTCGGTGCGCTCGCTGCCGGGGGCGGTGGGGCGGTGGGAGAAGAAGGCCGGCTTGCCGCGTGAGGGGACGACTTGGGTTCTTCCGGGTAGTTGCGTTGCACCTTGCACGGAAGGGCTACCAAAACATTATAGTAGTACTATTTAAAACCATATACTCACTCCGTTCGTAGAAATAGACCTATAAAATGTGTGATCAAGTTTTCTAACTTTATTCGCAAAAAGAAACTAGCAAAAAAATCAATAAAATAAATAGTTTCACTAGCATACAACATGTTTGAAAAACTTTAATGGTATGAAAATTAGACACTGGATAATAAGGTTTTAATTCTGAAACATTATGCACTAGCTTAATAATCGTGTATTCTTATGGAATAATGAATAAGTTGTGTACAATGATATTGTCTAACTAATTTGTTTGTTCCTTCTTGGTCATCTTTGTCTCAGAATAATGTGCTTTTCTAAAATTTGATCATGTTATAACAACACCACTTGTTTTTTCTCTCAATTTCTCTCTGCATGGCAGGAAATCATACTATCTCCCGTCATTCATATATGGAAAACATATGCTAAAACAACTATCTCCCATCAGCAACGTGTAACTTGTTGGATGGTTTTAAAAATAAATAACGTCATTATGCACTATTTAATTAGTTTTTTAATTTCCCCCTCCA
This Lolium perenne isolate Kyuss_39 chromosome 1, Kyuss_2.0, whole genome shotgun sequence DNA region includes the following protein-coding sequences:
- the LOC127300371 gene encoding vacuolar protein sorting-associated protein 2 homolog 3 isoform X2; this encodes MRQEEKRLVAEIKRTAKTGNEAATKILARQLIRLRQQISTLQGSRAQIRGIATHTQAMQANTSVAAGMQSASKAMGAMNKQMDPAKQMKVMQEFQKQSAQMDMTNEMMSDSIDNILDDDQAEEETDELANQVLDEIGVDVASQLSSAPKGRIAGKKAVADDSSEFDELEKRLAALKNP
- the LOC127300371 gene encoding vacuolar protein sorting-associated protein 2 homolog 3 isoform X1; the protein is MNPFAKKPTSREAIRNSKRELTNATRGIERDIGTLQQEEKRLVAEIKRTAKTGNEAATKILARQLIRLRQQISTLQGSRAQIRGIATHTQAMQANTSVAAGMQSASKAMGAMNKQMDPAKQMKVMQEFQKQSAQMDMTNEMMSDSIDNILDDDQAEEETDELANQVLDEIGVDVASQLSSAPKGRIAGKKAVADDSSEFDELEKRLAALKNP